The following nucleotide sequence is from Quadrisphaera setariae.
ATGCCTCGTAGCGCCGATTCGAAGGGATTGGCAGGACGCTCGGAGGCGTGCTCGGCGACGCGCCGCACGGCGGCGCGACCCGCCCCGTGCGTGGCCTGCGCGCGGTCGAGGAGGTCGGCCCGGCTCACCAGGCCGCGCCGCAGGGCCGAGTCGCCGACAGCCAGGGCCTCGGGGAACGGCATGGTCCGGGCGCAGTCGACGACGGTGCGCAGGGGCGTGGTGACCCAGCCGTCGACGTCGTCGGGCGGGAGGTCAGCCCAGTGGCGCACCAGCTGACCGCCGGTGGCCTTGCGGTTGCGCGGCACGGTCACGTGCGGCAGCGGCGGCGCGGTGACCAGGTCCATGAGCCACAGCTGGGCCGCACTGGCGTGGGAGGCGACACCGCTGGCGGCTGCCGCGGCCGCCAGCGGCGCCTTCCCGCTGGACAGCCCGTAGGTGCCCCGTGCCAGACGCACCACGCGGCCGCTGGCGAGCGCCCGCTCCAACGCCCGCCAGTCACACCCGACCTCCGCTCGGAGGGCGACGCCACCGCGCCGCCACAGCTCCCTGCACACCTCGTCGACGTCCATGTGATCACCGTGGCGGAGCGCACCGGGAGTTGTGGATCTTGTCCACAGGTGTCGCCGGACGTGCAGAACCCGGCCGATGCGCCCTCTGGGGCCGGCCACAGGGACTTCTGCACGTCCGGCGTCACGCGACCGGCGTGCTGGACGGGACGTCGTCAGCGGGTGTCAGCGGGCGAGGTCGGGGCGGGGAGCCGAGGCGGGCGTGGCAGGCTCAGACGGGCCGGGGTCGGTGCCGCGCCAGCGGCCCAGCGCCGCCATGAGGTGGTAGAGGCCGACGGCGGCGATCGTGCCCAGCGCGATGCCGGTGAGCGTGAGGTCGCCGACGGTCAGCGTGTAGTTCGCGATGCCGATGATCAGCGCGACGCCGGCGCTGGTGAGGACCGCGGGGCGGGAGAAGTCGACGCGGGCCTGCACCCAGATCCGCGCGCCCAGCACGCCGATGAGCCCGTAGAGCACCGTGCCGGCGCCCCCGAGCACCCCGGCGGGGACGCTGGCGATGACCTCCCCGAACTTGGGGCTGAGCGACAGCAGCAGGGCGGTGGCGGCGGCCACGGCGTAGGCCGCCGTGGAGTAGACGCGGCTGGCGGCCATGACGCCGATGTTCTCGGCGTACGTGGTCGTGCCCGAGCCGCCGCCGAGCCCGGCGAGGGTGGTGGCGAGACCGTCGGCCATGAGCGCACGGCCGGTCAGCGGGTCGAGGTCGCGCCCGGTGAGAGCGGCCACGGAGCGGACGTGCCCGACGTTCTCCGCGACCAGCACCAGCACCACGGGCACGAAGACCGCGAGCACGGTGACGTCGAAGGTGGGCGCGGAGAACGTCGGCAGGCCCACCCAGTCGGCGGCCCGCACCTTCGAGAAGTCGACCTCGCCGCGCAGCCAGGCCACCAGGTAGCCGACCAGCACCCCGAGCAGGATCGACAACCGCCCGAGCAGCCCCCTGAACAGCACCGACGCGAGCACGACCGCCGCGATCGTCACGACGGCGGTGACGGGGCCGGCCTGGACGTTGGTCCACGCCGCGGGCGCCAGGTTGAGCCCGATGAGCGCCACGATGGTCCCGGTGACCGCCGGCGGCAGCAGGCGCTCGATCCACGCGGCGCCGGCGCGGTGCACCACGAGGCCGACCAGCGCCAGCAGCACACCGGTGAGCACGACGCCGCCGAGAGCGGCGCCCGGCCCGCCGGTGGCTTGCGCCGCGCTGATGGGCGCGATGAACGCGAAGCTGGAACCCAGGTAGCTGGGCAGGCGGCCGCGCGTGAGCAGCAGGAACAGCGCCGTGCCGACAGCGGAGAAGAACAGCGTGGTGGACGGCGGGAACCCGGTGATGAGCGGCACGAGGAAGGTCGCCCCGAACATCGCCACCACGTGCTGGACGCCGATGCCCACCGTCCGCGGCCAACTGAGCCTCTCGTCGGGGGCCACCACGGCCCCGGGGCCGGGGACGCTCCCGTCTCCGTGCAGCTTCCAGAACCCCCGCGTGCTCGCCACGAACCCTCACCCTCACCCGTGCTGGACGCCGCCCGTGCCGCGCGGCCAGCAGACGGTAGTGGCTGCGGGAGGGCGTCGCTGACCAGCAGGCCGGGTGCAGCTCAGAACAGCACGGTGGCGAAGGTGCCGACCCTCTCGAACCCGACCGCCTCGTAGGCGCGCATGGCGCGGGTGTTGTAGTCGTTGACGTAGAGGCTCACCACCGGGTAGCCGGCCACCTGGGTGGACAGGACGACGGCGGCCATGCCCGGCTCGGCGATCCCGCGGCCGCGGTGCTCGGGGTGCACCCAGACGCCCTGCACCTGCGCGACCCCGGGGGCCACGGCGCCGAGCTCGGCCTTGAAGACCACCTCGCGCGAGCTCCCGGTGCCCTCGATGCGCACGTAGGAGCGGCCGGCGGCCACGAGCTCCTCCACGCGGCGGCGGTAGGTGGCACCGCCGTCACCGGCGGTCGGCGAGTAGCCGACCTCCTCGGTGAACATGGCGATGCACGCGGGCACCAGCACGTCGAGGTCGTCGGTGGTGGCGCGCCGGACCGCGGTGTCGGGGGCCACCAGCGGCGGTGTGCGGATGGCCATGAGCGGCTGGTCGGGGCGCACGTCCCGGGCGGGGCCCCAGCTGCCCTGGAGCCGCTCCCACAGCCCGAGGACGTCGGGGGCGGAGCCGACCAGGGACGAGCAGCGGCGCCCGACACGACGGGCGCGGGCGGCGAAGGCGTCCAGCGCGAGCGCCTGCTCGGCAGGCGCCAGCGAGGGGCTCAGCACGGGGACGAGGTTGGCGCCGTCCCAGCAGATGGCGCTCAGGCGTCCAGGACCTCCCCAGCCCCACAGCTGCCCGCCCAGCCGCGCGGGCGCGGCGCCGACCGCAGCGACGCGGCTGGTGACGAAGATGCTCGCCACCGGGTCCTGCGCGCACAGCGCGAGGACGTCGGCGCGGTCGGCGTCGTCGAGGACGCGCAGCGGGCTGCGGAACACAGCGGCATCCTGCCGGTCTGCCGGGCGGTCGCGAGCGGGGAGGTTCCCGTTCGGCCCGCCCAGCCCGCCACCAGCCCGCCACCAGCCGATGAGCAGCCCTGTCGAGCGGGAGGTCAGGCGGCTGGTCAGCCGACGGAGACGGACGGCGCGGCGCCCTCGACCTCGCCCATCTCGGCGGCCAGGCGGTTGGCCTCCTCGATCAGCGTCGCGACGATGTCGTGCTCGGGGACGGTCTTGATGACCTGCCCCTTGACGAAGATCTGGCCCTTGCCGTTGCCGGAGGCGACGCCGAGGTCGGCCTCGCGGGCCTCGCCCGGGCCGTTCACGACGCAGCCCATGACCGCGACGCGCAGCGGCACGCTCATGCCCTCCAGACCGGCCGTGACCTGGTCGGCGAGGGTGTAGACGTCCACCTGGGCGCGCCCGCAGGAGGGGCAGGAGACGATCTCCAGCTTGCGCTCGCGCAGGTTGAGCGACTGCAGGATCTGGAGGCCGACCTTGACCTCCTCCACGGGAGGTGCGGAGAGCGAGACGCGGATGGTGTCGCCGATGCCCTGGCTCAGCAGCGCGCCGAAGGCCGTGGCGGACTTGATGGTGCCCTGGAAGGCGGGCCCAGCCTCGGTGACGCCCAGGTGCAGGGGCCAGTCGCCCTTCTCGGCGAGCAGCTCGTAGGCGCGCACCATGACCACCGGGTCGTTGTGCTTCACGGAGATCTTGAAGTCGTGGAAGTCGTGCTCCTCGAAGAGCGAGGCCTCCCACACCGCGGACTCCACGAGGGCTTCCGGGGTGGCCCTGCCGTGCTTGTCCATGATCCGCTTGTCGAGCGACCCGGCGTTGACGCCGATGCGGATGGACGTGCCGTGGTCCTTCGCCGCGCGGGCGATCTCCTTGACCTGGTCGTCGAACTTGCGGATGTTGCCGGGGTTCACCCGGACGGCCGCGCAGCCGGCCTCGATGGCCGTGAAGACGTACTTCGGCTGGAAGTGGATGTCGGCGATCACGGGGATCTGCGACTTCTTGGCGATGATGTGCAGGACGTCGGCGTCGTCCTGGCTGGGGCACGCGACGCGCACGATGTCGCAGCCCGACGCGGTGAGCTCCGCGATCTGCTGCAGCGTGGCGTTGATGTCCGTGGTCGGCGTCGTCGTCATGGACTGCACGCTCACCGGCGACTCGCTGCCGACGCCCACCGAGCCGACCTTGATCTGTCGGGTGGTGCGGCGCGGCGCCAGGACGGGCGGCGCCTCCTTGACGCTCGGCATGCCGAGGCTGACCGGGACCGATGCCATGCGACCAGTATCCCCCGCCGCTCCCGTGCTGCTCGTGGCGGACCAGCGGGCGGATCAGCCCAGCGTGATCGGCCTCACCACGTCGGCGTACAGCAGCAGCCCCGACATCGCGATGATCACGAGCGTGACGGCGTAGGTGACCGGCAGCAGCTTGGCGAGGTCGAACGGGCCGGGGTCGGGGCGACCGCGCCAGGAGGCCACCTTGCGGCGGGCCCCCTCCCACAGCGCCCCGGCCACGTGGCCGCCGTCCAGCGGCAGCAGCGGCACGAGGTTGAAGACGAACAGCGCCAGGTTGAGCGAGCCCAGCACGGACACGATGGCGGCCACGCGCTGCCCGGTGGACGTGAACAGGTCGCTGCTCGCGATCTCCCCCGAGAGGCGACCGACGCCCACGATGCCGATCGGCCCGTTGGGGTCGCGCGGGCCGTCCCCGAAGGCGGCCTGGGCCACCCCGACCATGCGCTGCGGCAGCGTCAGGACGATCTTGGCGACGCTCCAGGTCTGCTCGACCATGAACCCCGGGACGGCGGTGACCGGCTGGGGCACCACCTCGGCGCTCGGCGTCACGCCGAGGAAGCCCACGCGGTCGGTGAGCACGGTGCCGTCGGGCGCCGTCTCGACGGCACCGGAGGAGGACACCCGCGCCACCTGGTTGGGGATGATGGGCGCCTGCAGGGTGAGCTGCTGCCGGCCGCGCTCCACGACGATCGGCACGGTCCTGTCGGCCGCGGCCCGGATGGCCTGCTGCACGCGCGTCCAGTCACCGTCCGCGGCGATCCTGTCGACGGAGATGATCCGGTCGCCCTGCTGCAGGCCCGCCTCGGCGGCCGGGCTGGCGGGGTCGCCCGGGGCGCACTCGGTCTGCCCGCTGCCGGCGGGCAGCACGCACTGCGAGACCGAGCTCACCACGGGCGTGGTCTGGGGCAGGCCCGTGGTCGTGATGTAGGCGCCGAGCAGCACCGTCGCGATGACGAGGTTGACCACGGGGCCGCCGAGCATGACGACGACCCGCTTGCCCACGGGCAGGCGGTGGAAGGAGCGGTGCTCCTCCCCGGGCACGACCTCCTCGGCGGCCTGGGCGCGGGCGTCGGCGGCCATCTGCGCGAACGGGCCCTGGCGCCGCTGCCGGCGCACCCGTCCAGCGGCAGCGGCGTCTCCCTCGAGGGCGCGCGCCTCGTCGTCGACGCGCTCCTCCACCACGGCGGTGAGCGGCGCGTACATGCCGACCATCCGCACGTAGCCGCCGAGCGGGATCGCCTTGACGCCGTACTCGGTCTCACCGCGCCGGCGGGACCACAGCGTCGGCCCGAAGCCGACCATGTACTGCGTCACCTTCACTCCGAAGCGCTTGGCGGGCAGCAGGTGCCCCACCTCGTGCAGGGCGATGGAGATCCCCAGCCCGAGGACGAACACCCCGACGCCGACGACCCACGCCACGACCTCACCCACCGCTCAGACCCCCACCAGCTCGCGGGCGCGCGTGCGCGCCCAGCCCTCTGCCGCCAGCACGTCGTCCACCGTCAGCCCCTCACCTGGGAGCGCGCTGTGCTCCCCCACCACGCGGGCGACGGTGTCCACGACGCCCAGGAACGGCAGCCCTCCGCCGAGGAACGCGGCGACGCACTCCTCGTTCGCGGCGTTGAAGACCGCCGGCGCGGTACCGCCCGTGGTCGCGGCGGCCCGCGCGAGGGCCACTGCGGGGAAGGCCTCCTCGTCGAGCGGCTCGAAGGTCCACGTGGTGGCCTGCCTCCAGTCGATGCCGTAGTCGGCGCGCTCCACCCGGTCCGGCCACCCCATGCCCAGGGATATCGGCAGGCGCATGTCCGGGGGTGAGCACTGGGCGAGGGTCGAGCCGTCGGTGAACTCCACCATGGAGTGCACCACCGACTGCGGGTGGACGACGACGTCGACGCGCTCCAGCGGGATCCCGAAGAGCAGGTGCGCCTCCACCACCTCGAGCGCCTTGTTGACCATGGTCGCGGAGTTGGTGGTGACCACCGGGCCCATCGCCCACGTCGGGTGGGCCAGCGCCTGCTCGGGCGTGACGTCGGCCAGGGAGGCGCGCGAGCGCCCGCGGAACGGCCCGCCGGAGGCGGTGAGGACCAGCCGTCGCACCTCCGCGGCGGACCCGCCCCGCAGGCACTGGGCGATGGCGGAGTGCTCGGAGTCGACCGGGACCACCTGGCCGGGGGCGGCCAGCGCCGTGACCAGCGGCCCGCCCACCACCAGCGACTCCTTGTTGGCCAGCGCCAGGGTGGTGCCCGCCTCCAGGGCCGCGAGCGTGGGCCGCAGGCCCACCGAGCCCGTCATGCCGTTGAGGACGACGTCGGCGGGACGGCGGGCCAGCTCGACGGCCGCCTCCGGCCCGGCGAGCACCTCCGGCGCCCAGCCGGCGCGCCCGGCCGTCCGCGCCGCGGAGGCCAGGTGGTCGCGCAGCGCGCCCTCCGCGGAGGCGTCGGCCACGCCGACCGCCTGCACGTCGAGCCGGACCGCCTGCTCCGCCAGCTGGCGCAGCCGCCCCGGGTCGGAGCCGCCCGCGGCGACCGCCACCACGCGGAACCTGTCGGGAGCGCTGGCGACGACGTCCTCGGCCTGCGTGCCGATCGATCCGGTGGAGCCCAGGAGGACGACGTCGCGCGCGCTGCTCACGTCCCCATCCTCGCGCGCCGATGATGGGGGCGATGAGCAGCACGGCCACCGCCTCCGACGGAGCCGCCGCAGCGCGGCCCGCCGCCTCGTGGTGGCGCCTCGCCCGGTGGGCGCTGGTGGTGCTGCTCCTGGGCGTGGTGGTGGTGGAGCTGGTGGCCGGTCGCCGCGACGTGCTCCGCGCGCTCCGCGCGGTGAGCGACCCGGTCTGGTGGGCGCTGGGCCTGGCCGCGGTGGTCGACCTGGCGTCGATGGTCGCCTACGCGGTGATGCAGCGGCGGCTCCTGCTCGGCGCGGGGGTGCCCCGGCGGTCGGCCCGCGGCTGGCCCACCACCTCGCTGGCCTTCGAGGCCCACTCGCTGAGCATCTCCCTGCCCGGCGGTCCGGTGTTCTCCACCGCGCACAACTTCTCCCGGATGACCGCCCTGGGCGCTCCCCGGCCGACCGCCACCTGGGTCATCGCGGTCAGCGGGGTGCTGTCGTCGGCGGCGCTGGCCCTGCTCGGCGCGGCCGGCGGCGTGTGGACCGGCGCACGCGGCGACCTGGGGCACGTGCTGGCGGCGGCCGGGGTGTTCGTCGTCGTCGTGGTGGCGGCGCGGGTGCTGGGCGCCCACCGCGCGTGGACCTCGACGCTCCACGACGTCACCACCGCCGGGCTGGCCCGCCTGTCGGGCCGCCGCCCGCGCACGGGCGCCGCGCTGCACCGGGTGCACGAGGGCCTGCACGGCCTCGCGGCCGTGCGGGTCCGCCCCACCACCTGGGTGTGGGCGGGGGCGGGCGCGGTGGCCAACTGGGTGCTCGACGCGACGGCGCTGTGGCTGTGCTGCACGGCCGCCGGCCTGGACGGCCTGCGTCCCGAGCACGTGCTGCTCGCCTACACGGCGGCGATGGCCGCGGCGTCGTTCCCGCTGGTGCCCGCGGGCCTGGGCGTGGTGGACGCGGCCCTCACCGTCGGCCTGGTCGCGGCGGGGGCGACGCCTGGCGAGGCCCTTGCCGCCGACGTCCTCTACCGGGCGGTGAGCCTGGGCCTGGTCGGAGGCGCCGGCTGGGTGCTGTGGGGGCTGCACCGGCGGCGCCGCCAGGCCTAGCCTGGCCGCCATGACCGCCACGGCCGACCCCCGCACGTCCACCGGCACCTCCCGCGAGCCGCTCGAGCAGGTCCGCCGGCTCGTCACCGAGGTCCCCGGTCCGCGCTCGAGGGCTCTGCAGGAGCGCCGCCTCGCGGCGGTGAGCAAGGGCGTCGGCTCGACCCTGCCGGTGTTCGTGGAGCGCGCCGAGGGTGCCGTGCTGCTCGACGCGGACGGCAACCAGCTCGTCGACCTGGGCGCGGGCATCGCCGTGGTCAACGTGGGCCACGCCCAGCCGCGCGTGGTGGAGCGCGTGCAGGCGCAGGTCGCCGACTTCACCCACACCTGCTTCATGGTCACCCCGTACGAGGAGTACGTGGCGGTGTGCGAGGCGCTGGTGCGGCTGGCCCCGATCGAGGGTCCCGCCAAGGCCGCGCTGTTCAACACCGGCTCCGAGGCGGTCGAGAACGCCGTCAAGATCGCCCGGCACGCCACCGGGCGCGACGCCGTCGTCGTCTTCGACCACGCCTACCACGGCCGCACCAACCTCACGATGGCCATGACCGCCAAGGCCATGCCCTACAAGAAGGGCTTCGGCCCCTTCGCCGGCGAGGTCTACCGCGCCCCGATGAGCTACCCCTTCCGCGACCCCCAGGGCATGACCGGTGAGCAGGCTGCGGCCCGCGCCATCTCCGTCATCGAGGCGCAGGTCGGCGCAGACCAGGTCGCCTGCGTCGTCATCGAGCCCGTCCAGGGCGAGGGCGGGTTCGTGGAGCCGGCCCCCGGGTTCCTGCCCGCACTGGCCGCGTGGTGCCGCCAGAACGGCGCGCTGTTCGTCGCCGACGAGGTGCAGACGGGGTTCGCGCGCACCGGTGACGTCTTCGCCTGCGAGCGCGAGGGCGTCCGTCCCGACCTCATGACCATCGCCAAGGGCGTCGCCGGGGGGCTGCCGCTGGCCGCGGTGGTCGGCCGGGCCGACGCGATGGACGCGGTGCACTCCGGCGGCCTGGGCGGCACCTACGGCGGCAACCCCGTCGCCTGCGCCGCGGCGCTGGGCGCGCTGGAGGCGATGGCCGACCTCGACCTGGTCGGCGCGGCCCGCGCCATCGAGGAGCGGATGGTCGCGCGCCTGCGCGCGCTGCAGGACCAGCGGCCCGGTATCGGCGACGTGCGCGGCCGCGGGGCGATGCTGGCGATCGAGGTGGTGAAGACCGAGGGCGGCGCCGCCACGATCCAGCCCGACGCCGCGGGCGCCGCCGCGATCAGCGCCGCCTGCCACGCCGCCGGCGTGGTCACGCTCACCTGCGGCACGTACGGCAACGTGCTGCGCTTCCTGCCGCCGCTGACCATCGAGCCGGCGCTCCTGGACGACGCCCTGGACGTGCTCGAGACGGCGGTGCTGACGGCCCTCGCCGGCTGACCGCTGGCGGCCGGGGCCGCGCGGGTCCAGGCTGCCGGGCGTGACGTTCGACCCCGGCGGCAGGATCGACCCCGGCCGCGCCTCGCGCGGCGGCGGAGGGCGGCGCGGTGTCGCCGTGGGCGGAGGCCTCGGCGGCCTGCTCATCCTCCTCGTGGGCGCCTACTTCGGCCTGGACCTGTCCGGCGTGGTGGGAGGGCAGCAGGCGAGCTCGGGCGGCGGCAGCCAGCAGGCGCAGGCCGTCGACGGGCGCCAGGCGTTCCCCGAGTGCACGTCGGGGCAGGCGGCCAACGAGGACGTCGACTGCCGCGTCATCGCCACCGCCGAGTCGCTCGACGCCGTGTGGGGCCAGCTGCTGCCCGGTGAGTACCGCGAGCCCGAGCTGGTCCTCTTCACGGGCGCGGTGGGCACGGCCTGCGGGGACGCCACGAGCGAGGTCGGGCCGTTCTACTGCCCGGGAGACCGGACGGCGTACTTCGACACCGCGTTCTTCCAGGAGCTCACCGACAGGTTCGGCGCGAGCAGCGGACCGCTCGCGCAGGAGTACGTCGTGGCGCACGAGTTCGGGCACGCCGTCCAGGACCAGCAGGGCCTGCTCGCCGCCGTCCAGGGCGACCGCGCCGGTGCGGAGTCCGCGGCCGTGCGCAGCGAGCTCCAGGCCGACTGCTTCGCCGGGGTGTGGGCGCACCACGCGACGAGCACTCCGGACCCGGACACCGGCCGGCCACTGCTGCAGCCGCTCACGCCGACCGACGTCTCCGACGCGCTGTCGGCGGCGGCGTCCGTCGGCGACGACAGGATCCAGGAGACCGCCACCGGCCGCACCGACCCCGAGACGTACACGCACGGCACGGCCGAGCAGCGGCAGCGGTGGTTCTCGACCGGCTACGACTCGGGCGACCCCGCGGCCTGCGACACGAGCTCGGCCCAGCTCTAGCGAGCGGCGCCGCGCGCGGCCGGGGTCACGCGCGCAGCAGCGGCGCGGCTCCCGCCCGCCTCAGGGGCACGGCGAGCGCGGCCACCCGCAGGGCCGGGTCGAGCGCCTCCCACACCCCGTCGAGGAGGTCCGCGAGGGAGGCCGCCGGCGCCGCCGCGTCCACCGGGGCGGCGGTCGAGCGCACGTCCTGCACGCCGCCGTCGTAGGTGGTCATCACGACGGCGGTGCCGGCGCCGAGGGCACCGACCGACCACAGCAGCCTGTCGGTGCCGTCGCCGCCCCGGGCGCTCCGCTTGGCGACGCCGAGCACGCCGTCGGCGTCGTCGTCGTCGTCGCAGACCACCCAGATGCGGGAGGTGCAGATCGGCGGGTCGGGCTCGTAGCTGTGCGCCGCCCAGGCCACGTGCACCGGCTGTCCCGCGTCGAGGGCCTCGGCGATCGGGACGACCTGGTCTCCGTTGCCGACCACGAGGCGGCTCCCCCGGCGGGCGACGGCCACGTAGTGGCGCAGGGCGTCGTGGGGACCGGCCGAGGTGTCCTCCACGGCGACGTCACCGCCGTCCAGGACGCGCAGCGCCCGGGCGCGCGAGCCCTCGCTGCGACCGGTGAGGAAGTACACGACCCCCAGCTCGCCGTCCGCCGTGCGCGCCAGGAGCAGCCCGCGCCCGGGGTAGGGGCGGGCGACGAGGACGGCGCCGACGGTCGGGAGCGCGTTCTGCGCTGCGGTCTCCACGACGCCCCAGGCTACGGCTGCGGCGTGCCGGTCGGCGCGAAGCCCGGCGCCGTCTTGCCCAGCCACGCCAGGGCCTGCGGCATCTGCGCGGCCCACACGTCGCTGCGGTGGCCGCCGGTCTTGGCGATGAGCGAGGTCACCGACATCGGCGCCTTGGCCGCCGCGAGGAAGGCCTTGGTCGTGGGCCAGCTCTCGGGGTCGTCCTGGCTGGAGGCCACGAAGAGCGACACCGCGGGCGGGTTCTTGGCGGCCACGGCGACGAGGTCGTGCGCCTGCGCCTCGGGGCTGTTCTTGGGGAAGGGGACGTAGCCGCTGCCCGGCTCGTAGCGGAAGTAGCCGCCCATGACGATGCCCGCGCCGTACTGCTGCGGGTGGAGCATCGTCAGCTCGGCGGCGCACCAGCCGCCCATGGAGAAGCCCATGGCCGCCCACGCCTGCGGGCTGGTGCGAGCGCGGTAGCTCGCCTCGACCGCCTTCGGCAGGTCGCTGCTGAGCCAGGTCTCCACCTGGGGCTGCCCCTGCGGACCGTTGAGGCACTCGTTGTCGCGGCCGGCGGGGATGCCGAGGTCGGGGATGACGACGATCGGGTCGGCCATCTGGCCCGACTTGACCGCCACCTCCACGGCGGGGCGCACGTCCAGGGCGGTGAGCCACTGCTTGGGGCTGCCCGGGTAGCCGTGCAGGGCCACGACGACGGGGTAGGTGGTGGAGGCCTGGGACGGGTCGTCGTACCCCCGCGGGAGGACCACGAGCGCGGTGCTCGTGACGCCGGACGCTCCGGTGACGGTCAGCTGCTGGACCCGGTCCCCGTAGCCGTCGACAGGGGTGCCGCGCGGTCCGGTGGGCTTGGTGGTGCCGGCGAGCAGGGCGTTGGCCTGCGCCTTCGTCTCGGTGCCGCGGCTGGCCCCCTTGGTGCTCACGACCGCGTCGGCGTTGGCCCCGACCAGGTCGTTCCAGCCGCTGTAGAAGGCGAAGTGGTCGTTCGCGGAGATCAGCATCGCGAAGACGACGAGCGCGTTGACGCCCAGGAGCGCCGCACCGCGGGCCACCACCGCCACGGCCCCGCGACGCGCCAGACGGCCCCAGAGGAGGACGACGACGACGAACGCCGCCGCTGCGGCGATGATGCTGCCGAACTGCAGCAAGGACCCTGTGAGGCTCACACGACCATCCTCGTGAGCGGGCTGTGAGGACGCTGGATCTTCAGCGGAGATCCGCTGGGAGGCGGTCGGGCGCACGGCCCGCTCCCACCAGCTCGGGCACGGCGTGCGACGCCGAGGGCGCCCCGAGGCCCACCCGCACCGCGAAGGCGCCCAGCGCCCTCAGCAGCGCCACCGCCTGAGGGCGCCACAGCGACGCCTCGCGCTCCAGCCCTCCGAGGCGAGGCGGCTGGGGCAGCAGCGCCAGGAAGCGCCGGCTGCCCGGCACCCGGCGGCGCAGCACCAGCGCGTCACCCACGGGTGCTCCCGCGGTGTCCGTCCAGCCGAGCACGAGGGGCGACCACGCCGGGTCGGCCCGGGCCCACCCGGGCAGGGCGGGTTCCCGTTCGAGCACGCTGACGCGCAACGGGCTCACGACCCCCTCGGGCCGTGGTCCGCTGCCGCCTCCGGGGAGCACGTCGACCACGACCACGACCCTGCCCCGCCCAGCCGGACCGACGCGACCGCCCCCAGGAGGGTCCCGGGCGCCCCGGGGGTCATCCCCTGGTCGGACCGGACTCCTCGGGAGTGCTGGTCAGTGCTCCACGAGCTGCTTGGCGAGGTGGATGCTGTGCGGGGAGTCGGCGTAGTGGCCGTACGGCGCGGTCGGCTCGTACCCGGCGCTGCGGTACAGCGCCACGGCCTCGGGCTGCATCTGCCCGGTCTCCAGCACGACCCGGCGGTGCCCCAGGGCGCGGGCCCGGTCCTCGACGGCCGCCAGCAGTCGCCGTGCGTGACCGCGCCGCCGGTGCGCGGCGCGGACGTACATGCGCTTGAGCTCGACGTCGCCGTCGCCGTGGTCGCGCAGACCGGCCGTGCCCACGGGCTCGCCGTCGAGGAGCGCCACGAGGAAGGCCCCACCGGGCGGGGCGAACTCGGCGGGGCTCAGGGGGGTGTCGTCGGGGCCGCCGTAGCGCTGGACGTACTCGGCCTGCACCTCGTTGACGAGCTCCTGCACGAGCGGGCTGTCGTAGGCGGCTTCCACCAGCACCAGGCGCGTCCCGCCCTCAGCGCCCCGGTCCTCCAGCTGCGTCACGGCGCCAGGGTGCCAGGCGGCCCCTCTCACGGTAGACACGTGGTCCACCTGGAGAACACCGGGACGCCAGACCCTCACCTCTCGGAGGAACCCCGTGGGCAAGAAGTCGCTCCTCATCGGCGCTGCGATCGGCTACGTGCTGGGCGCCCGGGCGGGCCGCGAGCGCTACGACCAGATCGCCTCGGCGGTCTCGCGCCTCTGGAACGACCCGAAGGTGAAGTCGAAGGTCGACCAGGCCCAGACCACCGCCGTCGACACCGCGAAGAGCGCC
It contains:
- the dxr gene encoding 1-deoxy-D-xylulose-5-phosphate reductoisomerase, producing MSSARDVVLLGSTGSIGTQAEDVVASAPDRFRVVAVAAGGSDPGRLRQLAEQAVRLDVQAVGVADASAEGALRDHLASAARTAGRAGWAPEVLAGPEAAVELARRPADVVLNGMTGSVGLRPTLAALEAGTTLALANKESLVVGGPLVTALAAPGQVVPVDSEHSAIAQCLRGGSAAEVRRLVLTASGGPFRGRSRASLADVTPEQALAHPTWAMGPVVTTNSATMVNKALEVVEAHLLFGIPLERVDVVVHPQSVVHSMVEFTDGSTLAQCSPPDMRLPISLGMGWPDRVERADYGIDWRQATTWTFEPLDEEAFPAVALARAAATTGGTAPAVFNAANEECVAAFLGGGLPFLGVVDTVARVVGEHSALPGEGLTVDDVLAAEGWARTRARELVGV
- a CDS encoding lysylphosphatidylglycerol synthase transmembrane domain-containing protein gives rise to the protein MSSTATASDGAAAARPAASWWRLARWALVVLLLGVVVVELVAGRRDVLRALRAVSDPVWWALGLAAVVDLASMVAYAVMQRRLLLGAGVPRRSARGWPTTSLAFEAHSLSISLPGGPVFSTAHNFSRMTALGAPRPTATWVIAVSGVLSSAALALLGAAGGVWTGARGDLGHVLAAAGVFVVVVVAARVLGAHRAWTSTLHDVTTAGLARLSGRRPRTGAALHRVHEGLHGLAAVRVRPTTWVWAGAGAVANWVLDATALWLCCTAAGLDGLRPEHVLLAYTAAMAAASFPLVPAGLGVVDAALTVGLVAAGATPGEALAADVLYRAVSLGLVGGAGWVLWGLHRRRRQA
- the gabT gene encoding 4-aminobutyrate--2-oxoglutarate transaminase, translating into MTATADPRTSTGTSREPLEQVRRLVTEVPGPRSRALQERRLAAVSKGVGSTLPVFVERAEGAVLLDADGNQLVDLGAGIAVVNVGHAQPRVVERVQAQVADFTHTCFMVTPYEEYVAVCEALVRLAPIEGPAKAALFNTGSEAVENAVKIARHATGRDAVVVFDHAYHGRTNLTMAMTAKAMPYKKGFGPFAGEVYRAPMSYPFRDPQGMTGEQAAARAISVIEAQVGADQVACVVIEPVQGEGGFVEPAPGFLPALAAWCRQNGALFVADEVQTGFARTGDVFACEREGVRPDLMTIAKGVAGGLPLAAVVGRADAMDAVHSGGLGGTYGGNPVACAAALGALEAMADLDLVGAARAIEERMVARLRALQDQRPGIGDVRGRGAMLAIEVVKTEGGAATIQPDAAGAAAISAACHAAGVVTLTCGTYGNVLRFLPPLTIEPALLDDALDVLETAVLTALAG
- the ypfJ gene encoding KPN_02809 family neutral zinc metallopeptidase, with the translated sequence MTFDPGGRIDPGRASRGGGGRRGVAVGGGLGGLLILLVGAYFGLDLSGVVGGQQASSGGGSQQAQAVDGRQAFPECTSGQAANEDVDCRVIATAESLDAVWGQLLPGEYREPELVLFTGAVGTACGDATSEVGPFYCPGDRTAYFDTAFFQELTDRFGASSGPLAQEYVVAHEFGHAVQDQQGLLAAVQGDRAGAESAAVRSELQADCFAGVWAHHATSTPDPDTGRPLLQPLTPTDVSDALSAAASVGDDRIQETATGRTDPETYTHGTAEQRQRWFSTGYDSGDPAACDTSSAQL
- a CDS encoding IMP cyclohydrolase codes for the protein METAAQNALPTVGAVLVARPYPGRGLLLARTADGELGVVYFLTGRSEGSRARALRVLDGGDVAVEDTSAGPHDALRHYVAVARRGSRLVVGNGDQVVPIAEALDAGQPVHVAWAAHSYEPDPPICTSRIWVVCDDDDDADGVLGVAKRSARGGDGTDRLLWSVGALGAGTAVVMTTYDGGVQDVRSTAAPVDAAAPAASLADLLDGVWEALDPALRVAALAVPLRRAGAAPLLRA